The Apus apus isolate bApuApu2 chromosome 1, bApuApu2.pri.cur, whole genome shotgun sequence nucleotide sequence tggctggagagcagtcctgaggagaaggacttgggggtggcagtagttgatgagaagctcgacatgagccaccaatgtgctggaacccagagagccaactgcatcctgggctgcatcaaaagaagtgtggccagcagggccaggaaggtgattctgtccctctgctctggtgagaccccacctggaatactgtgtacatttctggtgccctcagcacaagaaagatatagacctgttggagagggtccagagaagggccaccaagatgatcaaggacctggagcatctctgctatgaagacaggctgagagagttggggctgttcagcctagagaagagaaggctccagggagaccttatagcggccttccagtacttgaaaggggtctacaggaaagctggggaggggcctttcatcagagaagatactgataggacaaggggtaatggttttaaaccgagagaggggagatttaagtttgatattaggaagaaattcttcactataagggtggtgaggaactggaatgggttgcccaaggaggttgttgatgccctgcccctggaggtttttaaggccaggttgggtgagCTTTTGtggaacctggtctagtggtagctttccctgctcatggcaggggggttggaacttgatgatctttaacttcccttccaaccttaatgattctatgaaatgatTTCTCAGGTTTACTGCTACAGCCTTTAAGAGAACATGATGGTATAAGGACCTTCCCATTTTCTTATGctcaataaacagaaaaaaaataacctagtATAATGCACAAGAAAAGACTGCTACTATTAagaatatttaactttttatgTTTGCTCTGTTACCTTCCCTCTGATTTCCCCTATTGCTTAGAGCAGCCTTTTAGGCTTACTCTACTATCTTATCTCTAATTTCTCCTGTTGCTTAGGGCAGCTCTGTGCAAAATATAACTCCAGGCACTGCACAAGTTCAGAAAGACAGTTATTTGCAGGAGTTCAGTAATCtccacaggcagagctgtgcaacTGCCACAACTGACATATTGAAGTGACTGCAGCCAACTGTAACAGTAACTTGTGTAAATAAAGTGTGTCCTGTATCACATTGGGGTATATCTAGGAGGAaagtcaaacagaaaaaaaaacaaccaagaaaaccccaacaaaacccaaccaaccaaaactcCTACACCAACAAAAGCCGCCACACTACTTGCTTAGCCATGTAGCctttttcttcacagattttATATTAACTCCAAACTGTTAAAAGCTGGAATTCAGGACATGAATTACTGCCCTCTGGGGGCATGAAatctttgaaaaacatttcaaaggatGGCCTTGACTGCTAGATTGCATGTAAACAAAATACTTACATTCTTCCCTGCTGTACTGAGGATGCCTTCTATGAACACTGGTAAGTGAATCACCTTCCgctttttcagctttctggaCTTGGTTATGATTAGACCACAAAACACTGCTGCAACAGAAGGTAGCACCTGCTTCTTGTAACACGCCAAGTCTGAAGTCAGAAGATTCTCTTTGTTCCAAAAGAGTTTGTGAGCAGCTCGAGATGTCTCCAGTTTTCCCATCTATCCATTTTGCTGAGTATCTAGGTACTGGGGAGTCAAACTGTGGGAGTAATTTTCTATCAGTCTGATGTCTGAAGTTAAAAAGCTGGTGTTGAGATGTTTTTGAGCTTTCAGAATCAGAGTCTAAATCCTTGTTTTGTGCATACTGTATGATccagttaatttttttgctcaggatattttttacttctgcatATGGGCTTTTAGAAAGCTTTGATCGCGGACAGTCTTGATTTGCtattaaatggaatttttcaaAGCAGTCTCTGTGCCCCCTTAGAGATCTTGTATGTAGAAGATCTGACTTTGGTACTCCTGTAaagacacaacagaaaaaagttcACATACTGTATACTCAactaatttttcaaaatctttacTTACAAGCAactaaggaaacaaaaatgtaaactaTACTTTCCTATTAGCAGACTAATCACTGAATAAGGATTTGTGATACTCTACATATGCTTGAAATTCCACTCAGTCTTGAGTCCTTAGCATATAAAGTGTTTTGTACACAGTAACCTGTAGCACAGGACTTTCAGATTACCTGCATATGCCTCTTGGATGATACCACAGATGAAGCAAAGTGCTAACTGTACGTATTACACCATGCCCACACACAACTGTACAAGCTGTAGAAATAATCCCATCTATGTATCAGAAAGTTCTACAGAACAACACTAAAGAGCATTTTGAAAGCAGTCATTCATGGTACCATTTTCTATCGCTAACATTATGAGCTATCTGCTCAACAAATATTGCAGTGTGCAGGCTTATGTCATCCAAGTGGCCAAACAAGTTTAttagtttattattttgcattggTAATCTAGCTAGAGAAGCAAGTTCCAGTACTGTTGGTACTTGTCAACGTTAAGCTGTCCAAGCACTTAATTTTGATTATCTCACTTGTTAGCAAATTACTGTTTCAAGTTGGGGAGTTGAAATATTGAGAGTAGCATTATAAATTTTTGATTGTCCATTCTTTGGGCAgcattaaaattcaaaattatcaCTGTTTTGGTTGAGTTTGTAAGAATGCACACAAAAATTATgaggcaaaatgaaaaaaagactgtaaaatAAAAGTACACCAGTGGAGTTTATTTTGTTCTTAGCAGCAGGGGAGAAAGGTAAGGTCATGACAACAGATTCACAGGATGATGCCAGTCCTTGAGACAAATCATAAACCAATGTAATTTCATTAACTGGGGAACCCAaaatggaatcacagaatcatcctggttgaaagggaccttgaacatcaccaagtccaaccatagcCTAAATTCACCAAACATAACCTTACTATCCATTATTTGCTTCTGGTTCTAGCAACCCATGTGTCCTAGAAAAAATATGAGTGGTGTCACTTTACTCAGCAGTACTTTTGTATGTTGAACACTTGTGAGAATATGGCTACTTATATAGAAGCCCAGcatttaaacaataaaataataataaaaaaatatccgTATTTCAATTCATAAGCCATGCAAGGCACAAACTCTTCCTGTATATTGGTACAGTTCTCAATAAAATGAGTCCTAATCCACtcttgcaaaataattttgtaaataaatgaCTAGCAATCAGGTAATTTATAAAGTGACACACATTTTTGTAACTTGTAACTGTTTGTAAGTGCAAAGtagcagagagcagggagaatATTCACCCTATGACCAGGTGTGTAATCACATCTCAGTAAATTCTACCCTATTTTGAAGCATTTGTGCTTGAAAGTATATCAGTTTCCATCATAATGAagttctggatttttttttgtttagttttttttttttttttaagggaagtaGTCTACAAAtcctttatttctgcctttgcaaCTGGTTGTGTGAAAACTATGTGTAACTCTTCTTCATTATTAAGATACAGAACTAACTTGAAGTGTTTGCTcacatttatatataaagcTGGCTAGAATAGCTGCCTTATTTAGAGATTATAATAATAGTAATGAAGAAGTTCAACTCAAAAGGAGTGCTCTTGAATATGAAGGCTACTTCATATCCCATCacaaacaaatgttttcattaaaaaacgAAATAAGTGAGCATTAGCTTATTTtctacagtgtttttttttattatttgttcaTTCTTTTATAAAAACTTCGTATTTGATCTTTCAGCTTCATCAGTTGAAAATCATGTTAAAGAAAGCCTGTACTCTCTTCTTAGCAATTTACAATGCAATGCTGGAAACTAAGGGCTTTTGTAATTGTGAATAACCTTAGCTTGAGCagttgagggaaaaaaacccagaatttaATAAGGAgtgaattaaaattaacaagAATACTTCTAGACACATGTATAGTCAATTATGAGTTTGTACTATGATATTTGTTAATTAAAGCCATATTAAAGTCCTTTTAAAGAACTTGCAAATGCTTACAGGcataatgaaaggaaaagctgcctTCTCAGTATAATGCTGCTGTCCACCATACAACAGTTTCAATAAATGTGTAAAGTACATGTGATTATTAAGGACAGTCAAAGGACAGTGAATGCACTTCATAATACAGTATAGTACCTGCAAAAGAGGTGAAATTCTATGTTTAAGCCAGCACACTTAGAAAAGGCCCACCTCTAGTTTTAGCTAGCTGTAGCCAGTGAGGAAACTCTTGCGCACAATCCACCTCATCCTAAATAGTCACCTCTAGAAATATTCATAGTAAGCACCTacactttttcctttaattctaTAAGCAAGAACCCTAGTGAAGGGAGTCAGTCCATAGCTGTATACTTTAAAGAGCCCCAGCTTTTACTACATATTCTGAAATGTTCCAGCTACTCCCCTCAGCTGTCCACCCCACCTAAAGCATCATCACTCTATAAACAGGGATGTTTAACCAGCCCACAAAACAGCTCCTGAACAACTGCAAGTGTCCACTATGAACACTAAGATCAGATGAGTTCAAGTTTGGTTTACCTAGAGTACAGGGCTAAGACTTGTAGCAGACAGGGAAATGCTTGATGAGACATTAAATGTTTGTGTCTATTTTAAGCCACTGCTGTGTGTCAGTATGCTTATTGAGAGTGTTGGAAGAGTTCTCATTATAGAAAAACAGATCCCAAGACCTgttcaaaatatattaaataaaaccaatcCATGATGACCTAAGACAGCAAGCCCCCCACATGTCTAAATGACAAGGGGTAAGGAAAACCTATATTCTTCAGTTGTACAATTCT carries:
- the C1H21orf91 gene encoding protein EURL homolog translates to MNDEQFVSIDLDDDNVCSVCKLGTEKETLSFCHVCFELNIEGVPKSDLLHTRSLRGHRDCFEKFHLIANQDCPRSKLSKSPYAEVKNILSKKINWIIQYAQNKDLDSDSESSKTSQHQLFNFRHQTDRKLLPQFDSPVPRYSAKWIDGKTGDISSCSQTLLEQRESSDFRLGVLQEAGATFCCSSVLWSNHNQVQKAEKAEGDSLTSVHRRHPQYSREELTMMTPVQLKQVNEKLHKQIQDVFEELTQQVQEKDSLASELNVRHIAIEQLLKNYSKLPCLQMGRAGMKSNVPI